CGTACTCGTGGCCAGAGAACTCAACATCACGCAGCTCACCTAGGAAACAGCCATTTTTTTTGTAATGTACCCCAAGACGGTCCCCCCCGGACGCTATGATGGGTTTGGGGTTTTGGGGCTGTAGCTCAGTTGGATAGAGCAAGCGCCTCCTAAGCGCTAGGCCGCCGGTTCAACTCCGGCCAGTCCCGTTGGCAACTCGGCCACTTCTGAACTACACCTGAACCATAAGCGATACTACCTATCCCCCGGCTGGCCGGACAACAAACAAAACCGTCACCGCAGCAAGGGGCTTATTGCCCACGGTGGAATCTAGAAATTTTGCACACTAACCCTTCCCATGGTCAGCCAGTCACCTACTTGGCCGCCAGGGGATATAGCCGCCATAGGCTGGTGATCATTGCCCACAGGGTTTGCCACTCCGGCACCTTGACTTCCGGCCATTGGTTGGGTTGGCAGTACAGGTAAGGAATCAACCGCCGCAGGGTAGGCAGGTCCATGTCCAAGAAAGTGACTTGCAGCACTGGTCCTTCGGGATGCACCTGGACCGGCAGCTCCAGATGGCCCAAGGGACTCCCTTGCCGAAACACCAAATACCCCCTTCCCGGTTGCCGAACCCCCTGACCCACGAGCACCACCAAGGCCCCCGCTTCCGACAGTGCTACCGTCGCCCCCGGCCATCTCCATCCCCTGAGCTTGAGTTCACAGGGCACCTGCCGGGCAAACCAGGGATAGGGCGACCGGTGTACATCTATTGCGGCCAGCAGACAAACCGCCAGCAGCATCCCGTTGTAGACTGCCCAAAAGAGATTGACGGCCAAGCTATCGGGATTCCGCACCACTACCCCCTGCAGCCACACCTGCCGCCCCACCCCCAGTACTGACAACCCCAGCAACACCAGCAAAGGATGCATCAAGGGCCAATGGCAGTGAATGCTTCTGGTATCAACACCTTTGGGGGTCACCTTAAACGGCTTGTTGTAGGGATTGAGCAAGGTACGCACCACCGTCAGGGCCATCGGCCAGCACAGCAGCGTCTCGTACACATCCGACCAAAAAGCCGAGCGCCGGTTTTCCGTCAACCAGGAAAAACACATCACCCCGCTGATGTAATAGGGCAGGTAGAAGAAAATTAATTCGTCCACCGTCGCCCGCAACGGCGCAATGTCCAGCAGGAGATAGACCAAGGGTGCTGTTAGAAACACCAACCGACACAGGGACAAAAACCAGTACAAAAACCCCAGGGCATGGGAAAAGCGCTGTCCCCAACTCAGCCCCGGCATCGTCAACACATTGGCCCCCAAAAACAGGAGTTGCAACGTCCCCTGTCCCCACCGCAATCGCTGATCCACAAATGCGCCGATGGTTTCCGGTGCCAGTCCCGCTGCCAGGGCCTCATTGAGATATTTGACCCGGTAACCCCGTCTTTGCAGCTGCAGGCTCAGGAAATAGTCCTCGGTGATGCTGCCGGTGGGAATGCCGCCAATTTCCTCCAGGGCACTGCGCCGCACCACAAAACAGGTGCCACAACAAACCACCGCATCCCAAAAATCCCGGCTCGGCTGGATGTAGCGGAAAAACAGGGTCTGTTCATTGTTGACAATTCCTTCCAGCCCCAAATTCACCGAAACCGGGTCTTCGTTGAAGAAGTTTTGGGGGGTTTGCACCAGCGCCGTCCGGGGGTCCTGGAAAAAGCCTACTGTGCGCTGCAGGAAATTCTGTGTCGGCACAAAGTCGGCATCGAAAATGGCCACCAGTTCCCCGTGCAATGTCGGCAGGGCGTGATTGATATTACCCGCTTTGGCATGGCGATTGTCCGGGCGGTCCCGGTAACCACACCCCAGCGCCTGGGCCAGTTTTTTCACCTCAGGCCGTCGCCCATCATCCAGCAGATACACCCGCTTGTGGGGATAGTCCATCGCCTGGCAGCCGATGACCGTGCGCCGCAGAATGGTCACGTCTTCGTTATAGGTGGGAATGAGCACATCCACCCAGGGCAGGTAGGTCCCCTCCAACACAGCCCGACTCCAGCGGTCCGCCTCCCGCGAGCGGTTTACCTGGAAGATGTGGTGAAGGTAAAACAACACCGCG
This DNA window, taken from Gloeomargarita sp. SRBZ-1_bins_9, encodes the following:
- a CDS encoding glycosyltransferase, encoding MGKGAALDWWLLWLGVVALVLVGLLQGAGDILGELGLNLWTWGQTTFRPWSTTLQALALPALVWLAFTYLLKEVFPRPQPVSRAVVSVVTAFWGVRYLLWRLVATLNLENPVAATVSLALFGAEALTLLNAVLFYLHHIFQVNRSREADRWSRAVLEGTYLPWVDVLIPTYNEDVTILRRTVIGCQAMDYPHKRVYLLDDGRRPEVKKLAQALGCGYRDRPDNRHAKAGNINHALPTLHGELVAIFDADFVPTQNFLQRTVGFFQDPRTALVQTPQNFFNEDPVSVNLGLEGIVNNEQTLFFRYIQPSRDFWDAVVCCGTCFVVRRSALEEIGGIPTGSITEDYFLSLQLQRRGYRVKYLNEALAAGLAPETIGAFVDQRLRWGQGTLQLLFLGANVLTMPGLSWGQRFSHALGFLYWFLSLCRLVFLTAPLVYLLLDIAPLRATVDELIFFYLPYYISGVMCFSWLTENRRSAFWSDVYETLLCWPMALTVVRTLLNPYNKPFKVTPKGVDTRSIHCHWPLMHPLLVLLGLSVLGVGRQVWLQGVVVRNPDSLAVNLFWAVYNGMLLAVCLLAAIDVHRSPYPWFARQVPCELKLRGWRWPGATVALSEAGALVVLVGQGVRQPGRGYLVFRQGSPLGHLELPVQVHPEGPVLQVTFLDMDLPTLRRLIPYLYCQPNQWPEVKVPEWQTLWAMITSLWRLYPLAAK